DNA from Coffea arabica cultivar ET-39 chromosome 10c, Coffea Arabica ET-39 HiFi, whole genome shotgun sequence:
TTCACATCTGGCTTGAGACCGGACAAATTAAATGCACAAGCCCCTTGCAGTAGGTATAGTTACTTTATTGACTACAAAACGCTTGAGACTATAACATAATGGAGAATGACGTGTGGAACAAAACGTGCAAAGCCAACTTACCAGGGGCAGATCAAAAGCCGCAAAGTCTCTACCAGGTTTATTTGCAACAAAAACCATACGTATGTTGGACAAGTAACTTATGCCCTTTGCTTTGTCATGTCCTCTTTGAGCTCTGAGAGACAAAAGGAGTTAATTTTCAACCAGAAGAAAATCACTATTAATGTAAAAGGAAAATCAGGAATGAAATTAGTGTACAAGCATAGAATCTTCCATAATTGTGGGATTACCGTCAAACAAGTACTATATATTAGCAATGCATTGAATTAAAACCAGTTGCAGGAAAGGATCATAAGTGCTCTGTAGCTATGGTCAAATGATAGGAACGAAGCCTTTAGAGTGAAGAATAGAGTGATTTGGCAGAAAGTAAGTTCCCAGATTTTAAATTATTCAGTGGATTTGTCGGCCGATCGTGTAATTAGCCGCGTTTACTTCTGAAGGAATACCACCTTTTGATATTTGTTGTAGTATAATATCTTTTCAAAACCTAAGAAAAGACTATCATTGTTGACAGTATCGGTTTAAACATGTGTATATCAAACTATCAAGATTATCCTTTAGACACAGAAATATAAAACACACCCGCTTTAATAATTCTGAATAGCGGTTCTCAGCGTAAAGTGTGTCATCCTGTTTTTAAAATTATGTTTACACTGCCAAGCACATACATCTACAATCCATAGTTACAATTAGCTAATATGCATCAGATGCGTAATTACGTACGAGGATAACACCTTCCAAGGCCCTCCCCTAGTTTGATATGTCTCTATTTAAACAACCCATGTCCACAAACAAAAAGATACCCATTGAACAACCAAAACCTAATTCATCGTCTGCATCCTCAAATCGGGTATAAATACAAGAATTATCCGCGCAGGATGAAACACATCACCTGTGTTTCCATGATTACTACAAAACCGAACAGGAAAAGATGCCGAGAAGGGAAAAACAATTCCGGTTTTTCAATGTAGGAGCCGAAACAAATTCCATAATAGGGCGTCTTACCACAGAGGGATGAATTTGATCTGGTCACGTAACTTTAATAAGGAAAATCTGAGGAGGAACGGTAATTGCTTACCCGGGGATCTTGTCAACCTCGAAGTCGACGCCATCTCTGGCTAATACGAACATCTCGTTCAGAAAGGGCACGGGCATGCTGTAAGGAAACACCAGAGGACTCAGAGCCATCTTCGAATAAAGAACAACAGTCTCAACGCagcttaattttttatttgatttttgaacGGATAAATCAGGAGAGATTGCCATGCACGGAAAACGGGTGAtgtaatttgatttaaaaagatcAAAGAACGAGATATGAATAGAAGCTATAACGTCATAATTAGGAATTCGTTTCCGTAATTGAAGAAAAGTTACATCCATCATTCGGTACAACCATCgcattagtattttttttatcgtaattttttattttattgtgttATTTTTCCGTAAACGTTCACGTTGTTCCGGACAAATTTTAGATTAATTCGGAGTTCGCACCCCTAGACTTTGGGATATTTACGATATGACCCAATGAACTTTggaaaaatgcaaaattacccaaactttagggtttagggtttagggtttagggttttagggtttagggttgagGGTTTAGGGTTGAGGGTTGAGGGTTTAGGGTTGAGGGTTTAGGGTTGAGGGTTTAGGGTAGGCCTGTCAATCGGGCCTAATGAGCCGGGCTTTGATGTGTTCAAGCtcaactcatttaatttgagacattttcGGGCTTCGGACTATGGGTTTCGGGTTCGTAAATGTGAAGCTCATactcaactcacataatattcgggttgtgagccttaatcgggcttagcccaagctcacttattactcctgaattttcttaatataattactataactattaagttgtaaaactaatttaacatttacaagactataatattaaaactaaacatgaacaaataatagttcttaaaaagtatataaaccaaaattttttcaacaatatttatatgtAATCTGtttaaaatgcatgaaaaatagtaataaaacatgcaatcataagccaatacatctttaaaagttgaaacttttttttataatcttgtgatttaaatccaaatatgcttgatgatttttgtgtttgtagaccaaaaaaaaaaatcaaccaataatatgccaatacaaaaagttactcaaccaataagaaaaattagagatttagttatgcattactaatattggctctcaagaaagcTCATGAAAGAGTCTTTAGAtgtgtttttgtgttttgtaatttatatatatatttagtatttagcaaaaatatatttggatatataattatacataatatcaaaatataaatattatatatataggtaattaaagGGGCGGGCCTATATCGGGTATGAGCCTAATAAGGCCCAAGCTCGGCTCACATTTAATTCGGGCCTAATTTTTAGGCTCAAGCTCAGACCGGCTCACTAAATGATCGGGCTCATCGGGCTTTCTGTCGGGccgaacgagccgagctcgggcTGGCCCAGCCCCATTGACAGCCCTAGTTTAGGGTTGAGGGTTTAGGGTTGAGGGTTGAGGGTTGAGGGTTTAGGGTTGAGGGTTGAGGGttgagggttttagggttgaggGTTGAGGGTAGGGTTGTTGGTGAgccgagctactcgcgagtagctcgcgagtagctcggtcaacaactcgactcgaactcgggttgaccgagttcgagtcgagtttcgagttACTCGACTCCAAATCGAGTCGAGTATCGAGCCCCTATTTTCGAGCTCGTGGCTCGTCGAGTAGCTCGACGAGCCAgagttaattaaataaaatatttataatttaaataatatatatttattataattataaaatgactatTATGGATATAAGTTTTATGAAATTTACAATATTACCTTCTTTATAATAAAATCCTATAATGGCAAAAAAGTAATAACATAATTGTAAAaaacactaaaaagaaaaaatgtctaaaaaaaaggaagaaaagactTTCTTCCTTCTCTGTGCCGACTGTGCGACTTTCTTCTCTGTTCGAAGCCTagcaaaaaaattcactttaccAATCTACACCCTCACTCCGTTCGTCGCCGACGCCGTTGCTCGCCGCATCTGTGAGACTCCATCGCCATCGCCATCGCCATCGCCATCGCcttaacaagtcccaagtcccaaGTCCCAAATCGAAGCTGCTCTCTGCCTCTCCGGCCTCCGCCAGTCCGCCGCGCTGTACGTCTCCTGTCGGCTGTGTCCTGCCGTGCTGGTTCATCGCTGCCGAGTGTCGAAGACGAAGCACCAAGATCTCACTAGTTCATCGCTGGTTCATCACTGCTCATCTCTGGCTCACTTAGGTAAGTGCTCCTCTGTTTTTGGCTCTGTGTCTCTGGCATTAAAATGGGCCAAGATCGACTAGGAAACTTGTTATCCTGAATTGATAAGGGGACGAAATCTGAGCTTCCAATTGCAAACTCTAACTGTTGTAGTAGTTTAGATTAGGTGTGATATAACATAAGCTTTGTATTTTATACACAAGAAGCTCTCTCCAGTTGTGCAGCCTTTAAAAGTTAAGGCCTTGGGGTTGAGGCTATGTATAGACATTTGTAATCTTGTAGAAAGTGGGGTTGAGGCTATGTGTTGGTGTTCCACTTCGGGTGTTTTGTTTACGGAGTCTTGAAGGTCTTAACTTGCTTGTTTGATGCTAGAGTTTGCACCCTTGCGACTTCTGAAAGATTTACATTTCTGGGACCACACGTGTATTAGCTTTAAGTACAATGTGATTTCTGTgctatttagtcaatttttataatttcatGGCTGAAAGGAATAAATTTGCTTATTTTATGTGTTCCTGGGTAGTTAAAACCTTTATTTGAAGTTTTTGTAGTAGAAGCTACATTCCATCAGATAGTTGTTAGTGTTGTTTGAGGATTTTGCTCTAGTATCTGctgcattttccttttttgcctGCCGTTTGTATAAACTTAATGACTATTGTCTAGTTTTGTTGCATTAGTTCGTGCCTGCATTAATTTTTTTGCTCAGAAATATTAATTGTTAGATCTTGAAGTTGGAGTACGCAGGCAGTACCCCAATAAATACTCCTGAACCCTAATTCCCACTCCCTATCAAGTTTAATGCATGCAACTTCTACCCACTCTTTTGATTCTTGGATGAAAAAGAGAATCAATGTGGATCCAGAGAGCCCTTTGTTTTCTTTGGAAGAAGGAAATCATCATCAAAGCCAAGGGCTAGCTGAACATGCAATGTGGCAGTATTTCGATATGTACCATTATTGATTGCAGAatcataattattattatttgtgtTTCATAGTAGAATATTATTTGGTATGTAGTGGTTGTCTTTGCTAATAGAATAGTTGCTGTCCGGAATCCTCTAATTAGTTTTGGGGGCCGGACGCTGAATCAGAACCTTCTTCTTCAACAACAATCCCATTCATTCCTTCCTTCCATACGGTAAAGAAGAACCAAAACTTTGATGAAGAAGGTGGGTAGGGTAGGGTTTAATTGCCCCGGAGAATTTGGTTCAAAGAATGTGCATTATACATAGTTAAAACAGTTTGTGCCTTCCCACTCCCCCTCCACCCCCTTCAAGATCTTGATGTTATGAGAGGGAGTGTTGTGAGTCTCATTGTTTGTTGGAATGGTTAGAAATTGAAGCCAGATTTCTGGTTGCTGAATGGTAATTGATATTTGctcgttggagaagatgatcacttgtccaaaattgcaatttcGGTCCCtccgttttctttttgtttagtGATTTGGTCCTGTCTTTTCCTGAGCTTCATATTTGCCTCCAACACCATCATAAGTCCCTTAATTAGGTCCCtgctttgttgcattttaatcCCTCAAGTCCCCCTTGTTCACCGTAGcctcaaaatttggaaaaatcaaaTCCATTTTGCCTTTCTTGAGCTTAATCCTATGTTTGCCTATTTTATATGA
Protein-coding regions in this window:
- the LOC140015672 gene encoding uncharacterized protein; its protein translation is MRWLYRMMDVTFLQLRKRIPNYDVIASIHISFFDLFKSNYITRFPCMAISPDLSVQKSNKKLSCVETVVLYSKMALSPLVFPYSMPVPFLNEMFVLARDGVDFEVDKIPGAQRGHDKAKGISYLSNIRMVFVANKPGRDFAAFDLPLLSKDDTPTDLCSEDDSHYHVLSII